One Pleuronectes platessa chromosome 9, fPlePla1.1, whole genome shotgun sequence genomic region harbors:
- the lrrc7 gene encoding leucine-rich repeat-containing protein 7 → MTTKRKLIGRLVPCRCFRGEEEVISVLDYSHCSLQQVPKEIFSFERTLEELYLDANQIEELPKQLFNCQALKKLSMPDNDLSNLPTTIASLVNLKELDISKNGIQEFPDNIKCCKGLSVVEASVNPITKLPDGFTQLLNLTQLFLNDAFLEYLPANFGRLSKLRILELRENHLKTMPKSIHRLTQLERLDLGSNEFSEVPEVLEQIHNLRELWMDNNSLQSIPGSLGKLRQLRYLDLAKNRIETLDTDVSGCECLEDLLLSSNMLQQLPDSIGMLKKLTTLKVDDNQLNSLPNTIGSAKPKHGLSLLEEFDCSCNELESLPPTIGYLHNLRTFAADENFLSELPREIGNCKNVTVMSLRSNKLEFLPDEIGQMNKLRVLNLSDNRLKNLPFTFTKLKDLAALWLSDNQSKALIPLQTEAHPETKQKVLTNYMFPQQPRHDEDYQSDTDSFNPTLWEEQRQQRMTVAFDFEDKKEEEDNSGKVKVEINLKRYPTPYPEDLKNMVKSVQSLVGKNVHAGHGHQHQHQHQHQHQHPHQHPHQHQLSTGTATSAGTNMEHTHLSKEPYEPPWPLPPKEVTDREMQDFSQAQLMDQGSMHNSGIDIPKRKDKEDLTESSEDSMGGSPNDIRISDMRPTLVEPPMYKPKVVLLGKDKKESTDEEMDKLHCLNHSGSSATYSDYSPSQGSSGSSNPPANAHSHQHSHAHAHPHPHPHPHPHPHPHPHPHPHPHPHNQTHPPVLPAPSKDQAPQTHWTNRLAQSFPKPIDSKPLLSQRETPPSGTLQQRGDRRPLSEPFDWAEAPHYDNTGFDAEESPLDPSSGTSQGNPSLGSKPRSQSTHGRRPLLRQERIVGVPLELDTQTLPYHSNQRPPQDNDPQSAHSQNPWQNWTRTPSPLEDRTAFPSKLDLTPSSSPNPDRKDRYVLDQGGGGMPGSWTYHDNQGEQNRKDQLSVSGGNKVTVVMSKSSDRLSPMMKETRSKFKKSQSIDEIDIGSYKVYSIPMDSYSSSIEQQTSLDRPDLPGSMEQTNMARSQSAPMLDDELGFSGQNQKPAIPHKAYHFDQNYNPQVTMDRRVPPPFPNTPDYSNHASKALEYLNQPGKTLPKELVSPRYRAYPPLEMFSFPQSPISQDGPPSQQQQPIPTQRSRPGFLRRADSLVSSTELALFRRVHEAQQEALQEAQYRQQADPPLYSRALAYSSPMEHSALTNMVDSQGQMMHNKRNGRYDDDYPTYQEQKKPMIGYPTKSLTQRRPLSARSYSTETYGASQARPVSARPTMAALLEKMPPDYTLATCPEKALDDTIKIRPGVQLKPEDITSKMPADWRQQLLRHIEAKRLDRSGVLKHNTLTLGMLCQGHTQGRSSTLNFNLYNNTKHEPPAGRWLPLPPPPSATATPSQQAAMLDNDQEGVSGSNQWAPYSLGRRDVPPDSLMKKSAHSHNTSHQSHNTMIVTSSSSSSSTTPHRVVGPQGYDGMMSKGNQYQPGMPLSVVPSGGPGQYQGNMSQGLPSPGQPYSSSGHPMALSPSGNQPQYNPHSSHSSHQPSLPATNPQYHSNQGMGMVHSNQVIMSTHTNPRPQSARCLLQTKGQKSTDGFQEQMCVRIEKNPGLGFSISGGISGQGNPFKPSDMGIFVTRVQHDGPATSALQPGDKILQIYSLAG, encoded by the exons CAACTCTTTAACTGCCAGGCCTTGAAGAAGCTGAGCATGCCCGACAACGACCTGTCCAACCTGCCCACCACCATCGCCAGCCTGGTCAACCTCAAGGAGCTGGACATCAGTAAAAATG GTATCCAGGAGTTTCCAGACAATATCAAATGCTGTAAAGGTCTTTCTGTGGTGGAGGCCAGTGTCAACCCAATCACCAA actccCCGATGGTTTCACGCAGCTCCTGAATCTGACCCAGCTCTTCTTAAATGATGCCTTCCTGGAGTATCTGCCGGCGAACTTTGGCAG ACTCTCCAAACTACGGATCCTGGAGTTGAGGGAGAACCACCTGAAAACCATGCCAAA gtCTATCCACAGACTGACACAGTTGGAAAGGTTGGATCTGGGTAGCAACGAATTCTCTGAAGTG CCAGAGGTGTTGGAGCAAATCCACAACTTAAGGGAGCTGTGGATGGACAACAACTCTCTACAGTCTATACCAGGG tcATTAGGGAAGCTCCGGCAGTTGCGATACCTGGACTTAGCTAAGAATCGAATTGAGACGTTGGACACGGACGTTTCAGGCTGCGAGTGCTTAGAGGACCTGCTGCTGTCCTCCAACATGCTGCAGCAACTCCCTGACTCTATAG gaATGTTGAAGAAGCTGACAACACTGAAGGTGGATGACAACCAGCTGAACTCACTGCCTAACACCATCGGGAG TGCGAAGCCAAAGCACGG CCTGTCTCTGTTGGAGGAGTTTGACTGTAGTTGTAATGAGTTGGAGTCGTTGCCTCCCACCATCGGGTACCTGCACAACCTGAGGACCTTCGCCGCAGACGAGAACTTCCTCTCAGAGCTGCCCCGGGAG ATCGGGAACTGTAAGAACGTGACGGTGATGTCGCTGCGGTCCAACAAGCTGGAGTTCCTACCCGACGAGATCGGACAGATGAACAAACTACGAGTTCTTAATCTGAGTGacaacag gttAAAGAATCTACCATTTACCTTCACGAAGCTGAAGGACCTGGCAGCTCTGTGGCTTTCTGACAATCAG tccaAGGCTCTGATCCCTCTTCAGACAGAAGCCCACCCAGAAACCAAACAGAAGGTTTTGACCAACTACATGTTTCCTCAGCAGCCACGACATGATGAGg attACCAGTCGGACACTGACAGCTTCAATCCCACCCTGTgggaggagcagaggcagcagaggaTGACCGTGGCTTTCGACTTCGAggacaagaaggaggaggaggacaactCTGGGAAGGTCAAg GTGGAGATCAACCTGAAGCGCTACCCAACACCTTACCCTGAGGACCTGAAGAACATGGTCAAGTCAGTGCAAAGCCTTGTGGGGAAAAACGTACACGCCGGACACgggcaccagcaccagcaccagcatcagcaccagcaccagcacccgCACCAGCACCcgcaccagcaccagctgagcacAGGCACTGCCACCTCGGCAGGAACCAACATGGAACACACGCACCTCAGCAAAGAACCGTACGAGCCACCGTGGCCGCTACCACCTAAAGAG gtgacagacagagagatgcaGGACTTCTCTCAGGCTCAGCTCATGGATCAGGGATCAATGCATAACTCCGGCATCGACATTCCCAAGAGGAAAGACAAAGAGGATCTGACAGAGAGCTCAGAG GACTCGATGGGCGGCTCCCCCAACGACATCCGCATCTCTGACATGAGGCCCACGCTGGTGGAGCCGCCCATGTACAAACCAAAGGTGGTGCTGCTGGGCAAAGACAAGAAAG aatCTACCGATGAGGAGATGGATAAGCTCCACTGTCTGAACCACAGCGGCTCCTCGGCCACCTACTCCGACTACTCCCCCTCACAGGGCTCCTCGGGCTCCTCCAACCCGCCGGCCAACGCACATTCGCACCAACACtctcacgcacacgcacaccctCATCCGCACCCGCACCCACATCCGCACCCCCACCCACACCCGCATCCACACCCCCACCCACACCCGCACAATCAAACTCACCCTCCCGTCTTGCCGGCCCCCAGCAAGGACCAGGCCCCCCAGACACACTGGACCAACag ACTGGCTCAATCGTTCCCTAAGCCCATCGATTCCAAGCCCCTGCTATCTCAGAGAGAAACCCCTCCATCGGGAACCCTGCAGCAGCGTGGTGATCGACGCCCGCTCAGCGAGCCGTTCGACTGGGCTGAGGCTCCTCACTACGACAACACAGGGTTCGATGCCGAGGAGTCTCCTTTGGACCCTTCGTCCGGTACAAGTCAGGGAAACCCTTCGCTGGGCTCCAAGCCTCGCAGCCAGTCCACACATGGGCGCCGCCCACTCCTCAGGCAAGAGCGGATTGTAGGAGTTCCTCTGGAGCTGGACACTCAGACGCTGCCCTACCACAGCAACCAACGTCCCCCCCAAGACAATGACCCACAATCCGCACATTCCCAGAATCCTTGGCAGAATTGGACCCGAACTCCGAGCCCGCTGGAGGACAGGACCGCCTTTCCATCCAAACTGGACCTGACGCCCTCCTCCAGCCCAAACCCCGACCGTAAGGATAGGTATGT GCTGGACCAAGGAGGAGGGGGTATGCCTGGCAGCTGGACGTACCACGACAATCAGGGCGAGCAGAACAGGAAGGATCAGCTCAGCGTCAGCGGGGGCAACAAGGTGACGGTGGTGATGAGCAAAAGCTCGGACCGCCTGTCCCCCATGATGAAAGAGACGAGGTCCAAGTTCAAGAAGTCCCAAAGCATAGATGAGATTGATATTGGCTCCTATAAGGTCTACAG TATTCCGATGGACAGCTACAGTTCCTCCATCGAGCAGCAGACCAGTTTGGACCGTCCGGATCTACCCGGGTCAATGGAGCAGACCAACATGGCCCGATCACAATCGGCCCCCATGTTAGATGATGAGCTGGGCTTCTCCGGACAAAACCAAAAACCTGCCATCCCACATAAAGCCTACCACTTTGACCAGAACTACAATCCCCAG GTGACCATGGACCGTCGGGTCCCTCCTCCCTTCCCCAACACACCGGATTACTCCAACCATGCATCCAAGGCCTTGGAATACCTAAACCAGCCAGGGAAGACGTTACCGAAGGAGCTGGTGAGCCCTCGGTATCGTGCTTATCCCCCGCtggagatgttttctttcccccaGTCGCCAATCAGCCAGGACGGACCGcccagccagcagcagcagccaatccCAACGCAGCGCTCCAGGCCAGGGTTTCTGAGGAGAGCGGATTCGCTGGTGAGCTCCACAGAGCTCGCCTTGTTCCGCAGAGTCCATGAAgcccagcaggaggcgctgcaggaGGCTCAGTACAGACAGCAG gcCGACCCCCCTCTTTACAGCCGGGCTCTTGCCTACTCCAGCCCCATGGAGCACTCGGCTCTCACCAACATGGTCGACAGCCAGGGCCAGATGATGCACAACAAGAGAAACGGTCGCTATGATGACGACTATCCTACCTACCAGGAGCAGAAGAAGCCCATGATCGGTTACCCGACCAAGAGCCTGACTCAGCGACGCCCCCTGTCTGCCAGGAGCTATAGCACTGAGACCTACGGAGCATCTCAG gcacgtccagtgtcAGCTCGTCCCACCATGGCCGCCCTGCTGGAGAAGATGCCCCCTGACTACACCCTGGCAACCTGCCCCGAGAAAGCACTAGACGACACCATCAAAATTAGACCTGGGGTGCAACTGAAACCCGAAGACATCACCTCCAAGATGCCTGCAGACTGGAGGCAGCAGCTACTCAGGCACATAGAGGCCAAGCGATTGGACAGG AGTGGTGTCCTAAAGCACAACACGCTCACGCTGGGCATGCTCTGTCAGGGTCACACCCAGGGGCGCAGCAGCACTTTGAACTTTAACCTTTACAATAACACTAAGCATGAGCCCCCTGCTGGCCGCTGGCTGCCACTGCCGCCTCCTCCGTCTGCTACCGCC acCCCCTCTCAGCAAGCCGCCATGCTGGATAATGACCAGGAGGGGGTGTCAGGGAGCAACCAGTGGGCTCCCTACTCACTGGGCAGGAGAGATGTACCACCCGACAGCCTCATGAAAAAG AGCGCCCACTCCCACAACACGTCCCACCAATCACACAACACCATGATCgttacttcctcctcctcctcctcttccaccacGCCTCACCGCGTGGTCGGGCCGCAGGGTTACGACGGGATGATGAGTAAGGGAAACCAGTACCAACCAGGGATGCCCCTGTCAGTGGTTCCCTCTGGGGGGCCTGGCCAGTACCAAGGCAACATGTCTCAAG GCCTCCCCTCCCCTGGTCAGCCTTACTCCAGCAGCGGCCATCCCATGGCCCTGTCCCCGTCCGGGAACCAGCCCCAGTACAACCCCCACTCCTCCCACAGCTCCCATCAGCCCTCCCTGCCCGCCACCAACCCCCAGTACCACAGCAACCAGGGCATG GGCATGGTCCACAGTAACCAGGTCATCATGTCCACCCACACCAACCCGCGGCCTCAGAGCGCTCGCTGCCTGTTGCAGACTAAAGGGCAGAAGAGCACGGATGGTTTCCAGGAACag atgtgtgtgagaatagagAAGAACCCTGGTCTCGGTTTCAGTATCTCTGGTGGCATCAGTGGCCAGGGGAACCCCTTCAAGCCCTCCGACATG GGTATCTTTGTTACTAGGGTACAGCATGACGGGCCCGCCACCTCCGCCCTGCAGCCTGGAGACAAGATACTGCAG ATTTACAGTTTAGCTGGATGA